A section of the Macaca thibetana thibetana isolate TM-01 chromosome 10, ASM2454274v1, whole genome shotgun sequence genome encodes:
- the KCTD17 gene encoding BTB/POZ domain-containing protein KCTD17 isoform X4, whose translation MRMEAGEGAPPAGAGGRAAGGWGKWVRLNVGGTVFLTTRQTLCREQKSFLSRLCQGEELQSDRDETGAYLIDRDPTYFGPILNFLRHGKLVLDKDMAEEGVLEEAEFYNIGPLIRIIKDRMEEKDYTVTQVPPKHVYRVLQCQEEELTQMVSTMSDGWRFEQLVNIGSSYNYGSEDQAEFLCVVSKELHSSPNGLSSESSRKTKLLQARGTRM comes from the exons ATGAGGATGGAGGCCGGGGAGGGAGCGCCGCCGGCGGGGGCGGGCGGCCGCGCCGCAGGCGGCTGGGGCAAGTGGGTGCGGCTCAACGTCGGGGGCACGGTGTTCCTGACCACCCGGCAGACGTTGTGCCGCGAGCAGAAGTCCTTCCTCAGCCGCCTGTGCCAGGGGGAAGAGCTGCAGTCGGACCGG GATGAGACCGGGGCCTACCTCATTGACCGTGACCCCACCTACTTCGGGCCCATCCTGAACTTCCTCCGGCATGGCAAGCTGGTGCTGGACAAGGACATGGCTGAGGAGG GGGTCCTGGAGGAAGCCGAGTTCTACAACATCGGCCCACTGATCCGCATCATCAAAGACCGGATGGAAGAGAAGGACTACACGGTGACCCAG GTCCCGCCTAAGCACGTGTACCGCGTGCTACAGtgccaggaggaggagctcaCGCAGATGGTCTCCACCATGTCTGACGGCTGGCGCTTTGAGCAG CTGGTGAACATCGGCTCCTCCTACAACTACGGCAGCGAGGACCAGGCAGAGTTCCTGTGTGTGGTGTCCAAGGAGCTCCACAGCTCCCCGAATGGGCTGAGCTCAGAGTCCAGCCGCAAAACCAAG CTGTTACAAGCCAGAGGCACCCGGATGTGA
- the KCTD17 gene encoding BTB/POZ domain-containing protein KCTD17 isoform X1 produces the protein MRMEAGEGAPPAGAGGRAAGGWGKWVRLNVGGTVFLTTRQTLCREQKSFLSRLCQGEELQSDRDETGAYLIDRDPTYFGPILNFLRHGKLVLDKDMAEEGVLEEAEFYNIGPLIRIIKDRMEEKDYTVTQVPPKHVYRVLQCQEEELTQMVSTMSDGWRFEQLVNIGSSYNYGSEDQAEFLCVVSKELHSSPNGLSSESSRKTKSTEEQLEEQQQQEEEVEEVEVEQVQVEADAQEKAQSSQDPANLFSLPPLPPPPLPAGGPASSSSTSSSSWISSAPCLFPLCPCPGFLSACSRLHPGSALVPASRALHPGPLALHPRASCLPPPAPLLVPPASQPGEEGRSCTSSVPTNPAGHH, from the exons ATGAGGATGGAGGCCGGGGAGGGAGCGCCGCCGGCGGGGGCGGGCGGCCGCGCCGCAGGCGGCTGGGGCAAGTGGGTGCGGCTCAACGTCGGGGGCACGGTGTTCCTGACCACCCGGCAGACGTTGTGCCGCGAGCAGAAGTCCTTCCTCAGCCGCCTGTGCCAGGGGGAAGAGCTGCAGTCGGACCGG GATGAGACCGGGGCCTACCTCATTGACCGTGACCCCACCTACTTCGGGCCCATCCTGAACTTCCTCCGGCATGGCAAGCTGGTGCTGGACAAGGACATGGCTGAGGAGG GGGTCCTGGAGGAAGCCGAGTTCTACAACATCGGCCCACTGATCCGCATCATCAAAGACCGGATGGAAGAGAAGGACTACACGGTGACCCAG GTCCCGCCTAAGCACGTGTACCGCGTGCTACAGtgccaggaggaggagctcaCGCAGATGGTCTCCACCATGTCTGACGGCTGGCGCTTTGAGCAG CTGGTGAACATCGGCTCCTCCTACAACTACGGCAGCGAGGACCAGGCAGAGTTCCTGTGTGTGGTGTCCAAGGAGCTCCACAGCTCCCCGAATGGGCTGAGCTCAGAGTCCAGCCGCAAAACCAAG AGCACGGAGGAGCAGctggaggagcagcagcagcaggaggaggaggtggaggaggtggaggtggaacaGGTGCAGGTGGAGGCAGATGCACAGGAGAAAG CCCAGTCATCTCAGGATCCCGCTaaccttttctccctcccaccactGCCTCCTCCTCCGCTTCCCGCTGGAGGTCCTGCCTCATCTTCAtccacctcttcttcctcctggatCTCATCTGCACCCTGCCTCTTCCCTCTCTGCCCCTGTCCGGGTTTTCTCTCTGCCTGCTCACGCCTCCATCCCGGGTCTGCCCTGGTCCCAGCCTCCCGTGCCCTCCACCCAGGCCCCCTGGCCCTGCATCCCAGAGCGTCCTGCCTGCCGCCTCCTGCGCCCCTTCTGGtacctcctgcctcccagcccgGGGAGGAGGGGCGCAGCTGCACCTCCTCTGTGCCCACCAACCCTGCCGGGCACCACTGA
- the KCTD17 gene encoding BTB/POZ domain-containing protein KCTD17 isoform X3 has protein sequence MQTPRPAMRMEAGEGAPPAGAGGRAAGGWGKWVRLNVGGTVFLTTRQTLCREQKSFLSRLCQGEELQSDRDETGAYLIDRDPTYFGPILNFLRHGKLVLDKDMAEEGVLEEAEFYNIGPLIRIIKDRMEEKDYTVTQVPPKHVYRVLQCQEEELTQMVSTMSDGWRFEQLVNIGSSYNYGSEDQAEFLCVVSKELHSSPNGLSSESSRKTKSTEEQLEEQQQQEEEVEEVEVEQVQVEADAQEKGSRPHSLRPEAELAVRASPRPLARPQSCHPCCYKPEAPGCEAPDHLQGLGVPI, from the exons ATGCAGACGCCGCGGCCGGCGATGAGGATGGAGGCCGGGGAGGGAGCGCCGCCGGCGGGGGCGGGCGGCCGCGCCGCAGGCGGCTGGGGCAAGTGGGTGCGGCTCAACGTCGGGGGCACGGTGTTCCTGACCACCCGGCAGACGTTGTGCCGCGAGCAGAAGTCCTTCCTCAGCCGCCTGTGCCAGGGGGAAGAGCTGCAGTCGGACCGG GATGAGACCGGGGCCTACCTCATTGACCGTGACCCCACCTACTTCGGGCCCATCCTGAACTTCCTCCGGCATGGCAAGCTGGTGCTGGACAAGGACATGGCTGAGGAGG GGGTCCTGGAGGAAGCCGAGTTCTACAACATCGGCCCACTGATCCGCATCATCAAAGACCGGATGGAAGAGAAGGACTACACGGTGACCCAG GTCCCGCCTAAGCACGTGTACCGCGTGCTACAGtgccaggaggaggagctcaCGCAGATGGTCTCCACCATGTCTGACGGCTGGCGCTTTGAGCAG CTGGTGAACATCGGCTCCTCCTACAACTACGGCAGCGAGGACCAGGCAGAGTTCCTGTGTGTGGTGTCCAAGGAGCTCCACAGCTCCCCGAATGGGCTGAGCTCAGAGTCCAGCCGCAAAACCAAG AGCACGGAGGAGCAGctggaggagcagcagcagcaggaggaggaggtggaggaggtggaggtggaacaGGTGCAGGTGGAGGCAGATGCACAGGAGAAAG GTTCCCGTCCGCACTCTCTCAGACctgaggctgagcttgcagtgagggctTCTCCTCGGCCCCTCGCCCGCCCCCAGAGCTGCCATCCCTG CTGTTACAAGCCAGAGGCACCCGGATGTGAGGCCCCAGATCACCTCCAGGGACTTGGGGTTCCCATCTGA
- the TMPRSS6 gene encoding transmembrane protease serine 6 — MPVAKAPQVAGGQGDGGDGEEAEPEGMFEAREDSKRKARGYLRLAPLWLTLVVLTSVGVLLWYFLGYKAEVTVSQVYSGSLRVLNRHFSQDLTRRESSAFRSETAKAQKMLKELIASTRLGTYYNSSSVYSFGEGPLTCFFWFILQIPEHRRLMLSPEVVQALLVEELLSTVNSSAAVPYRAEYEVDPEGLVILEASVKDIAALNSTLGCYRYSYVGQGQVLRLKGPDHLASSCLWHLQGPEDLMLKLRLEWTLAECRDRLAMYDVAGPLEKRLITSVYGCSRQEPVVEVLASGAIMAVVWKKGLHSYYDPFMLSVQSVVFQACEVNLTLDDRLDSQGVLSTPYFPSYYSPRTHCSWHLTVPSLDYGLALWFDAYALRRQKYDLPCTQGQWTIQNRRLCGLRILQPYAERIPVVATAGITINFTSQISLTGPGVRVHYGLYNQSDPCPGEFLCSVNGLCVPACDGVKDCPNGLDERNCVCRATFQCQEDSTCISLLKVCDGQPDCLNGSDEERCQEGVPCGTFTFQCEDQSCVKKPNPQCDGRPDCRDGSDEQHCDCGLQGPSSRIVGGAVSSEGEWPWQASLQVRGRHICGGALIADRWVITAAHCFQEDSMASPALWTVFLGKVWQNSRWPGEVSFKVSRLLLHPYHEEDSHDYDVALLQLDHPVVRSAAVRPVCLPARSHFFEPGLHCWITGWGALREGGPTSNALQKVDVQLIPQDLCSEAYRYQVTPRMLCAGYRKGKKDACQGDSGGPLVCKALSGRWFLAGLVSWGLGCGRPNYFGVYTRITGVIGWIQQVVT, encoded by the exons GGTACAAGGCGGAGGTGACGGTCAGCCAGGTGTACTCAGGCAGCCTTCGCGTGCTCAATCGCCACTTCTCCCAGGATCTTACCCGCCGGGAATCCAGTGCCTTCCGCAGTGAAACCGCCAAAGCCCAGAAGATG CTCAAGGAGCTCATCGCCAGCACCCGCCTGGGAACTTATTACAACTCCAGCTCCGTCTATTCCTTTGG GGAGGGACCGCTCACCTGCTTCTTCTGGTTCATTCTCCAAATCCCCGAGCACCGCCGGCTGATGCTGAGCCCCGAGGTGGTGCAGGCACTGCTGGTGGAGGAGCTGCTGTCCACAGTCAACAGCTCGGCGGCCGTCCCCTACAGGGCCGAGTACGAAGTGGACCCCGAGGGCCTAGTGATCCTAG AAGCCAGTGTGAAAGACATAGCTGCACTGAATTCCACGCTGG GTTGTTACCGCTACAGCTACGTGGGCCAGGGTCAGGTCCTCCGGCTGAAGGGACCCGACCACCTGGCCTCCAGCTGCCTGTGGCACCTGCAGGGCCCCGAAGACCTCATGCTCAAACTCCGGCTGGAGTGGACGCTGGCCGAGTGCCGGGACCGACTGGCCATGTATGACGTGGCTGGGCCCCTGGAGAAGAGGCTTATCACCTC GGTGTATGGCTGCAGCCGCCAGGAGCCTGTGGTGGAAGTCCTGGCATCGGGGGCCATCATGGCGGTGGTCTGGAAGAAGGGCCTGCACAGCTACTACGACCCCTTTATGCTCTCCGTGCAGTCGGTGGTCTTCcagg CCTGCGAGGTAAACCTGACGCTGGATGACAGGCTGGACTCCCAGGGCGTCCTCAGCACCCCGTATTTCCCCAGCTACTACTCGCCCCGAACCCACTGCTCCTGGCACCTCACG GTGCCTTCTCTGGACTACGGCTTGGCCCTCTGGTTTGACGCCTACGCACTGCGGAGGCAGAAGTATGATTTGCCGTGCACCCAGGGCCAGTGGACGATCCAGAACAGGAG GCTGTGTGGCCTGCGCATCCTGCAGCCTTACGCCGAGAGGATCCCCGTGGTGGCCACGGCCGGCATCACCATCAATTTCACCTCCCAGATCTCCCTCACAGGGCCTGGTGTGCGGGTGCACTATGGCTTGTACAACCAGTCGGACC CCTGCCCTGGAGAGTTCCTCTGCTCTGTGAACGGACTCTGCGTCCCTGCCTGTGATGGGGTCAAGGACTGCCCCAACGGCCTGGATGAGAGAAACTGCG TTTGCAGAGCCACATTCCAGTGCCAAGAGGACAGCACGTGCATCTCACTGCTTAAGGTCTGTGACGGGCAGCCTGACTGTCTCAACGGCAGCGATGAAGAGCGGTGCCAGGAAG GGGTGCCCTGCGGGACATTCACCTTCCAGTGTGAGGACCAGAGCTGCGTGAAGAAGCCCAACCCACAGTGTGATGGGCGGCCCGACTGCAGGGACGGCTCAGACGAGCAGCACTGTG ACTGTGGCCTCCAGGGCCCCTCCAGTCGCATTGTTGGTGGGGCCGTGTCCTCCGAGGGTGAGTGGCCATGGCAGGCCAGCCTCCAGGTTCGGGGTCGACACATCTGTGGGGGCGCCCTCATCGCTGACCGCTGGGTGATAACAGCTGCCCATTGCTTCCAGGAGGACAG catgGCCTCCCCGGCGCTGTGGACGGTGTTCCTGGGCAAGGTGTGGCAGAACTCGCGCTGGCCTGGAGAGGTGTCCTTCAAGGTGAGCCGCCTGCTCCTGCATCCGTATCACGAAGAGGACAGCCACGACTACGACGTGGCGCTGTTGCAGCTCGACCACCCGGTGGTGCGCTCGGCCGCCGTGCGTCCCGTCTGCCTGCCCGCGCGCTCCCACTTCTTCGAACCCGGCCTGCACTGCTGGATCACTGGCTGGGGCGCCCTGCGCGAAGGCG GCCCCACCAGCAATGCTCTGCAGAAAGTGGACGTGCAGTTGATCCCACAGGATCTGTGCAGCGAGGCCTATCGCTACCAGGTGACGCCACGCATGCTGTGTGCCGGCTACCGCAAGGGCAAGAAGGATGCCTGCCAG GGTGACTCGGGTGGTCCGCTGGTATGCAAGGCACTCAGTGGCCGCTGGTTCCTGGCAGGGCTGGTCAGCTGGGGCCTGGGCTGTGGCCGGCCTAACTACTTCGGCGTCTACACCCGCATCACAGGTGTGATCGGCTGGATCCAGCAAGTGGTGACCTGA
- the KCTD17 gene encoding BTB/POZ domain-containing protein KCTD17 isoform X2, giving the protein MQTPRPAMRMEAGEGAPPAGAGGRAAGGWGKWVRLNVGGTVFLTTRQTLCREQKSFLSRLCQGEELQSDRDETGAYLIDRDPTYFGPILNFLRHGKLVLDKDMAEEGVLEEAEFYNIGPLIRIIKDRMEEKDYTVTQVPPKHVYRVLQCQEEELTQMVSTMSDGWRFEQLVNIGSSYNYGSEDQAEFLCVVSKELHSSPNGLSSESSRKTKSTEEQLEEQQQQEEEVEEVEVEQVQVEADAQEKAQSSQDPANLFSLPPLPPPPLPAGGSRPHSLRPEAELAVRASPRPLARPQSCHPCCYKPEAPGCEAPDHLQGLGVPI; this is encoded by the exons ATGCAGACGCCGCGGCCGGCGATGAGGATGGAGGCCGGGGAGGGAGCGCCGCCGGCGGGGGCGGGCGGCCGCGCCGCAGGCGGCTGGGGCAAGTGGGTGCGGCTCAACGTCGGGGGCACGGTGTTCCTGACCACCCGGCAGACGTTGTGCCGCGAGCAGAAGTCCTTCCTCAGCCGCCTGTGCCAGGGGGAAGAGCTGCAGTCGGACCGG GATGAGACCGGGGCCTACCTCATTGACCGTGACCCCACCTACTTCGGGCCCATCCTGAACTTCCTCCGGCATGGCAAGCTGGTGCTGGACAAGGACATGGCTGAGGAGG GGGTCCTGGAGGAAGCCGAGTTCTACAACATCGGCCCACTGATCCGCATCATCAAAGACCGGATGGAAGAGAAGGACTACACGGTGACCCAG GTCCCGCCTAAGCACGTGTACCGCGTGCTACAGtgccaggaggaggagctcaCGCAGATGGTCTCCACCATGTCTGACGGCTGGCGCTTTGAGCAG CTGGTGAACATCGGCTCCTCCTACAACTACGGCAGCGAGGACCAGGCAGAGTTCCTGTGTGTGGTGTCCAAGGAGCTCCACAGCTCCCCGAATGGGCTGAGCTCAGAGTCCAGCCGCAAAACCAAG AGCACGGAGGAGCAGctggaggagcagcagcagcaggaggaggaggtggaggaggtggaggtggaacaGGTGCAGGTGGAGGCAGATGCACAGGAGAAAG CCCAGTCATCTCAGGATCCCGCTaaccttttctccctcccaccactGCCTCCTCCTCCGCTTCCCGCTGGAG GTTCCCGTCCGCACTCTCTCAGACctgaggctgagcttgcagtgagggctTCTCCTCGGCCCCTCGCCCGCCCCCAGAGCTGCCATCCCTG CTGTTACAAGCCAGAGGCACCCGGATGTGAGGCCCCAGATCACCTCCAGGGACTTGGGGTTCCCATCTGA